From Gloeocapsopsis sp. IPPAS B-1203, a single genomic window includes:
- a CDS encoding proton extrusion protein PcxA, which translates to MTSIFPHNQTYFLSFKGYLYKINQRISNTPERALEQAYKSVLKIKELEDEYFGGRKISVESSKQSVYISSFVRTNLDKHLNIAKLRLTEFNASSFILGNLTQNHVFKLKIIDEVLAKYAPKQDISSALVDTTKVGNLVKNGSDRAYSSTINVHTEGVSDKTGAVPRSIGRTINRIKKDFNPQAEAEVLQQFRSSRTKTLIAVKFLILLIAIPLVTQQVSKHFLISPIVERVRGEQTQFLNYEMKEEAMRELQSFEDGLRFNNLITATPTLSPAVIEEKVKEKATEIAQEYHHKSHSAISNVFADLIAVAAFIFVLLISKKQIIVLKSFMDEIVYGLSDSAKAFIIILFTDIFVGFHSPHGWEVVLEGIANHLGIAANRSIMFLFIATFPVILDTIFKYWIFRYLSRISPSAVATLRNMNE; encoded by the coding sequence ATGACGTCAATATTTCCTCACAATCAAACTTACTTTCTCAGTTTCAAAGGATATTTGTATAAAATCAACCAAAGAATTTCAAATACACCAGAACGAGCGTTAGAACAAGCTTATAAGTCTGTGTTAAAAATTAAGGAACTAGAAGATGAGTATTTTGGTGGAAGAAAAATTTCAGTTGAATCTAGTAAACAGAGTGTTTATATTAGCTCTTTTGTAAGAACTAATCTAGATAAACACCTAAATATTGCCAAGTTACGACTTACAGAATTTAACGCAAGTTCATTTATTCTTGGTAATTTAACTCAAAATCATGTATTTAAGTTAAAGATCATTGACGAGGTATTAGCAAAGTACGCACCCAAACAAGATATATCTTCAGCTTTGGTAGACACAACTAAAGTAGGGAATCTTGTGAAAAATGGTAGCGATCGCGCCTACTCATCTACTATCAATGTTCATACTGAAGGCGTTAGTGATAAAACAGGAGCCGTACCCAGATCAATTGGCAGAACTATCAATCGTATTAAAAAAGACTTCAACCCTCAAGCTGAAGCAGAAGTACTGCAACAATTCCGTAGTTCGCGAACTAAAACACTCATTGCTGTTAAATTTCTAATTCTTTTAATAGCTATCCCTCTAGTCACACAACAAGTCTCTAAACATTTTTTAATTAGCCCAATCGTTGAACGTGTTAGAGGCGAACAAACTCAGTTTCTCAACTACGAAATGAAAGAAGAAGCCATGCGCGAACTGCAAAGCTTTGAAGACGGTTTAAGATTTAATAATCTAATTACGGCAACCCCAACACTTTCACCAGCAGTGATTGAAGAAAAAGTCAAAGAAAAAGCAACTGAAATTGCGCAAGAATATCATCATAAAAGTCATAGTGCAATTAGTAATGTATTTGCTGATTTAATTGCTGTTGCTGCTTTCATATTTGTCTTACTAATAAGCAAGAAGCAAATTATTGTTCTCAAGTCTTTTATGGATGAAATTGTTTATGGTCTTAGTGATAGTGCTAAAGCTTTTATCATTATTTTGTTCACAGATATCTTTGTCGGTTTTCACTCACCTCATGGCTGGGAAGTTGTGTTAGAAGGAATTGCTAATCACTTGGGTATTGCAGCAAATAGAAGCATCATGTTCCTTTTTATTGCCACATTTCCAGTTATTTTAGACACTATTTTCAAATACTGGATTTTTAGATATCTCAGTAGAATTTCTCCTTCAGCAGTAGCAACTCTAAGAAACATGAATGAATAA
- a CDS encoding bestrophin family ion channel — MKLPINKKVRSRRHAWQQKAVTHRKSVFRFQNSPHHKNVSSRSFKEKFHIYTGEQLNWYQVIIRLASSVIPGILPWVLLCGGYGFLIALINHFGYLSVFRDNKVVPNVVLILNIVLSLLLVFRTNTAHERFWEGRKLWGAMVNTVRNLARGIWIVVEEREPGDREDKAAALRLVVAFSVAMKLHLRRDPVNPELVPLMTPLQYHKLEFINHPPLEIAFWIGDYLQHQYERQFVNVFQLTALHELLDDMVDILGGCERILKTPVPLIYTIVLKTLLILYFLLLPIEIVAGLTWWTSPILAFISFILLGIDEIGAEIEEPFGHDPNDLPLDFICNTMLRNVDDLITLSPIRRQTYEKLRRVA; from the coding sequence ATGAAATTGCCAATCAACAAAAAAGTTCGTTCGCGCAGACACGCTTGGCAACAAAAGGCTGTTACACACAGAAAATCAGTATTTCGTTTTCAGAATTCTCCTCATCATAAAAATGTTTCTTCAAGATCGTTCAAAGAGAAATTTCATATTTACACTGGCGAGCAACTAAATTGGTATCAAGTAATAATTCGTCTTGCAAGTTCAGTTATTCCTGGAATTTTACCGTGGGTACTTCTATGTGGAGGATATGGCTTTCTCATTGCGCTCATCAATCATTTTGGTTATCTATCAGTTTTCCGTGACAATAAAGTGGTTCCTAATGTTGTTTTGATTTTAAATATTGTACTGAGCTTGTTATTAGTTTTTCGGACAAATACAGCACATGAGCGCTTTTGGGAAGGGCGTAAACTGTGGGGAGCAATGGTGAATACTGTGCGTAACTTAGCACGAGGTATTTGGATAGTTGTTGAAGAAAGAGAACCTGGCGATCGCGAAGATAAAGCAGCTGCATTACGCTTAGTTGTTGCCTTCTCAGTTGCTATGAAGTTACACCTACGTAGAGATCCCGTTAATCCTGAGTTAGTGCCATTAATGACACCCTTACAATATCACAAGCTTGAATTCATCAATCATCCTCCACTAGAAATTGCTTTTTGGATCGGAGATTATCTTCAACACCAATACGAACGCCAATTTGTAAATGTTTTTCAACTCACAGCTTTACATGAGTTACTTGATGACATGGTAGATATTTTAGGAGGTTGCGAACGGATTTTAAAAACTCCTGTTCCTCTAATTTATACTATTGTTCTCAAAACTTTGTTGATATTATATTTCCTTTTATTACCTATAGAAATTGTTGCTGGACTAACTTGGTGGACGAGTCCAATTCTAGCTTTTATCAGCTTTATTTTACTCGGAATTGATGAAATTGGTGCAGAAATTGAAGAGCCTTTTGGGCACGATCCTAATGACTTACCATTAGATTTTATTTGTAATACAATGCTGCGAAATGTTGATGACTTGATTACTCTTTCTCCCATTCGTCGTCAAACTTACGAAAAGCTGAGAAGAGTTGCTTAA
- a CDS encoding Mo-dependent nitrogenase C-terminal domain-containing protein, whose translation MLQQIRQWLNCTAIQNPSLARRLCQLILAHCPFECNVQVFRRTFYIRSPA comes from the coding sequence ATGCTTCAACAAATACGCCAGTGGTTAAATTGTACTGCAATTCAAAATCCCAGCTTAGCACGTCGTTTATGTCAGCTTATTCTTGCACATTGTCCTTTTGAGTGCAACGTACAAGTTTTTAGGCGGACTTTTTACATTAGATCTCCTGCATGA